In one Sphingomonas hankookensis genomic region, the following are encoded:
- the argJ gene encoding bifunctional glutamate N-acetyltransferase/amino-acid acetyltransferase ArgJ → MSTATSPLATPFPALPPIGGVTLRVARARYKNWDRCDLTFVTLAEGTAVAGVLTNSKCPSPEVEWCRRALVLGRARALVVNAGNSNAFTGDRGRAAVEAIAARTAQAMACQPSDVFVASTGVIGVPLPIDKAEAGLDAAFVAESCGWEAVAETIGTTDTFTKGAFTTARIGDRTVKLSGVIKGSGMIAPDMATMLGFIFTDAAVDPAFLQSALEAANRQTFSCITVDGDTSTSDTVLAFATGAAGNAPIASFDDDGADAFAAALHDLCRQLAHLVVRDGEGATKFIAITVEGAESDGSAHRIAMSIANSPLVKTAIAGEDANWGRVVMAVGKAGEPAERDKLSIRFGTTQVAEGGLAVAGYDEAPVAAHLKGQEVEIGVDLHLGEGRATVWTCDLTHGYISINADYRS, encoded by the coding sequence ATGTCGACTGCCACATCCCCGCTCGCCACGCCGTTTCCCGCGCTGCCGCCGATCGGAGGCGTGACGCTGCGCGTCGCGCGGGCGCGGTACAAGAATTGGGACCGGTGCGACCTGACCTTCGTGACGCTGGCCGAGGGGACGGCGGTCGCCGGCGTACTGACCAACAGCAAATGCCCCTCGCCCGAGGTGGAATGGTGCCGTCGCGCGCTGGTGCTGGGCCGGGCGCGGGCGCTGGTGGTCAATGCCGGCAACTCCAACGCCTTTACCGGCGACCGGGGCCGTGCCGCGGTCGAAGCGATCGCGGCGCGCACCGCGCAGGCGATGGCATGCCAGCCGTCCGACGTGTTCGTCGCCTCGACCGGCGTGATCGGCGTGCCGCTGCCGATCGACAAGGCAGAAGCGGGCCTCGACGCCGCGTTCGTCGCCGAATCCTGTGGCTGGGAAGCGGTGGCCGAGACGATCGGCACGACCGACACCTTTACCAAGGGTGCGTTCACCACCGCCAGGATCGGCGACCGGACGGTCAAGCTGTCGGGCGTGATCAAGGGGTCGGGCATGATCGCGCCGGACATGGCGACGATGCTCGGCTTCATCTTCACCGATGCGGCGGTCGATCCGGCGTTCCTGCAAAGCGCGCTGGAGGCGGCCAACCGCCAGACCTTTTCGTGCATCACGGTCGATGGCGATACCTCGACCAGCGACACCGTGTTGGCCTTTGCCACCGGGGCGGCGGGGAATGCGCCGATCGCGTCGTTCGATGATGACGGGGCCGATGCGTTCGCGGCGGCGCTGCATGACCTGTGCCGGCAACTGGCGCATCTGGTGGTACGCGACGGCGAAGGCGCGACCAAGTTCATCGCCATTACCGTCGAAGGGGCCGAGAGCGACGGCAGCGCGCACCGCATCGCGATGAGCATCGCCAATTCGCCCTTGGTGAAGACTGCCATCGCGGGCGAAGATGCGAATTGGGGCCGTGTCGTCATGGCGGTCGGCAAGGCGGGCGAACCGGCCGAGCGTGACAAGCTGTCGATCCGGTTCGGCACGACGCAGGTCGCCGAAGGCGGGCTGGCGGTAGCCGGTTACGACGAAGCGCCGGTAGCGGCGCATCTGAAGGGTCAGGAGGTCGAGATCGGCGTCGACCTGCATCTGGGTGAAGGCCGCGCGACGGTGTGGACCTGCGACCTGACGCACGGCTATATTTCGATCAACGCCGATTATCGGAGCTGA
- the trxA gene encoding thioredoxin encodes MPTKTVTDASFSADVLQSDKPVLVDFWADWCGPCKMIAPALEEIADELGDKVTIAKVDIMANPDTAGSMGVQSIPLLKLFKNGQPVADLLGARPKSQLKAWLEGELG; translated from the coding sequence ATGCCGACCAAGACCGTTACCGACGCCAGCTTTTCCGCCGACGTGCTGCAATCCGACAAGCCGGTGCTGGTCGATTTCTGGGCGGACTGGTGCGGCCCGTGCAAGATGATCGCTCCGGCGCTGGAAGAAATCGCCGACGAACTGGGCGACAAGGTGACGATCGCCAAGGTCGACATCATGGCCAACCCCGACACCGCCGGGTCGATGGGCGTCCAGTCGATCCCGCTGCTGAAGCTGTTCAAGAACGGCCAGCCGGTCGCCGACCTGCTCGGCGCGCGGCCGAAGAGCCAGCTGAAGGCGTGGCTCGAGGGTGAACTGGGCTGA